A window of Plasmodium brasilianum strain Bolivian I chromosome 8, whole genome shotgun sequence contains these coding sequences:
- a CDS encoding FAD-dependent glycerol-3-phosphate dehydrogenase, which translates to MLKKVLIGSSSLGIISVGSIYLLKINFHKNMIDKDVVYKYSTIANRNEMVNRLKNNHFDILIIGGGATGGGLALDCATRGIKCALVEKDDFSSGTSSKSTKLLHGGIRYLENAVKNFDLSELYFVWEALGERAHTMKIAPFMSRPVPIVMPIYKLWQVPYFAYNIKIYDLLADLVCYFDKVVPNSRYIQKVNTMEHFPLLKKENLKGSLLYYDGQHNDSRMNINLVLTSAMDEYVPGQIGATICNHMEVIGFIKHEQSQKIIGVKVLDKINNKEMEIYAKIIINATGPYGDVVRKIANENRKPMIQLSVGCHFILPKWYSSKNNGFIIPKTSDDRVLFILPWEHSTLVGTTDEHRKLEDNPKIQKKDIDFLAKELSKYIELSEEEIRNDIKAAWCGFRPLVREAKKGVASSATSDTGSTNASSSTLTTTTTSGDNKGIMKSELVGGKLEGVSEEELQNKHNVETHEISRSHEIIEDDNGLISILGGKWTIYRKMAQDTIDYVVAKHKDKIKTKYNCRTKFLMLIGSHDSNGNIKLDDLTYGCSKLSKNLVQKYEQLDYETANHLVSNYGYLSEKVCEIAKELNLFTKIDSTKPYIEAEIVYATRYEFASTISDIIGRRLRLGFIDTQVSNQAIKRIAKLLKNELKWSDDQMNKNIDEAEKYISSLSLN; encoded by the coding sequence ATGCTGAAGAAGGTGCTCATCGGTTCTAGCAGCCTGGGTATAATATCGGTTGgaagtatatatttgttgaagataaattttcataaaaatatgattgaTAAGGATGTAGTGTACAAATACAGCACGATTGCAAATAGAAATGAAATGGTAAATAGATTAAAAAACAAtcattttgatatattaataattggAGGTGGTGCAACAGGAGGAGGGTTAGCTTTGGATTGTGCTACAAGAGGGATCAAGTGTGCATTAGTAGAGAAGGATGATTTTTCAAGTGGCACTTCATCCAAATcaacaaaattattacatgGAGGTATAAGATATTTAGAAAATGcagtaaaaaattttgatttatCTGAATTATATTTCGTATGGGAAGCATTAGGTGAAAGAGCACATACAATGAAGATTGCACCATTTATGTCTAGACCAGTACCAATAGTTATgcctatatataaattatggcAAGTTCCATATTTTgcatataacataaaaatatatgatttgtTAGCTGACTTAGTGTGTTACTTTGATAAAGTTGTACCCAATTCTAGATATATACAGAAAGTAAATACAATGGAACATTTccctttattaaaaaaagaaaatttaaaaggatCTCTGTTATATTATGATGGTCAACATAATGACAGTagaatgaatataaatttagTACTAACTAGTGCAATGGATGAATATGTACCTGGACAAATTGGAGCTACGATATGTAATCATATGGAAGTAATAGGTTTTATAAAACATGAACAAAGTCAGAAAATTATAGGTGTTAAGGTAttagataaaattaataataaagaaatggagatatatgcaaaaattataattaatgcTACAGGTCCATATGGTGATGTTGTTCGAAAAATAGCTAATGAAAATAGAAAGCCAATGATACAATTATCAGTTGGATGCCATTTTATATTACCTAAATGGTattcttcaaaaaataatggatTTATTATACCTAAAACAAGTGATGATAGAgtccttttcattttaccCTGGGAACATTCTACTCTTGTTGGAACAACAGATGAACACAGAAAACTTGAAGATAATccaaaaattcaaaaaaaagatatagacTTTTTGGCAAAGGaattatcaaaatatattgaacTCAGTGAAGAGGAAATAAGAAATGATATAAAGGCTGCCTGGTGCGGTTTCAGACCCCTGGTCAGGGAAGCCAAAAAGGGGGTGGCGTCTAGTGCTACGAGTGATACGGGTAGTACTAACGCGAGTTCGTCCACCTTAACCACTACCACTACTTCTGGTGATAACAAAGGGATAATGAAAAGTGAGTTAGTAGGAGGAAAGCTTGAAGGGGTGAGCGAAGAAGAATTGCAGAACAAGCATAACGTCGAAACGCATGAGATTTCGAGAAGCCATGAAATTATTGAAGACGATAATGGATTGATAAGTATATTAGGAGGGAAATGGAccatatatagaaaaatggCACAAGATACCATTGATTATGTAGTAGCTAAACAtaaggataaaataaaaacaaaatataactgCAGAACGAAATTTTTAATGCTTATTGGTAGTCATGATAGTAATGGTAATATAAAACTCGATGATTTAACTTACGGTTGTAGTAAATTAAGTAAGAATCTTGttcaaaaatatgaacaactTGATTATGAAACAGCGAATCATCTAGTCTCAAATTATGGCTACTTATCAGAAAAAGTGTGTGAAATAGCTAAAGAGTTAAATCTTTTTACCAAAATTGATTCTACCAAACCATATATAGAAGCAGAAATTGTTTATGCTACTAGGTATGAGTTCGCTAGTACCATTTCTGATATTATTGGAAGGAGACTGAGGTTAGGATTTATTGACACCCAAGTGTCAAATCAGGCTATTAAAAGAATTGCAAAATTGTTAAAGAATGAACTTAAATGGTCCGATGACCAGATGAACAAGAATATTGATGAAGCTGAGAAGTACATTAGTTCCTTATCCCTCAACTGA
- a CDS encoding cytochrome c oxidase subunit ApiCOX35, whose translation MIGPCRGNFFINLLKSPFNDQKNCNMFITKSYGTIWKRQYGMVNIERLNCINEKKSMDRKIFTQCRNITSSSRVQLNKNNERDFFEGEPLNRTLGGYGYPMMFIVTYDKPSWQPFWENDCEVIPRDEFGVPASIPPEISTQIKHTYYVPPQFYTFLKKLGDDTEELRPYMIKLIKGEFTYDDYQEMFYKFAKPLKIFRKKIPVPYRSAEEMANEEEMKWQSAWYTYRQKVLAEYNVTMCLREFILYMTVGLYFAYLWLDALRQYRLDMKLFYLEAPEHKINWVKPRGDLV comes from the coding sequence ATGATAGGCCCATGTAGaggtaatttttttataaatttgttaaaaagtCCATTTAATGATCagaaaaattgtaatatgTTTATCACAAAAAGCTATGGAACGATTTGGAAGAGACAATATGGTATGGTAAATATTGAGAGATTAAAttgtataaatgaaaagaaaagcaTGGacagaaaaatttttactcaGTGCAGAAATATTACTAGTTCTAGTAGAgtacaattaaataaaaataatgaaaggGACTTTTTTGAAGGGGAACCATTGAATAGAACATTAGGAGGATATGGGTACCCCATGATGTTTATTGTTACATATGACAAACCAAGCTGGCAACCATTTTGGGAAAATGACTGTGAAGTTATACCTAGAGATGAATTTGGAGTACCAGCTAGTATACCTCCAGAGATATCAACACAGAttaaacatacatattatgTACCACCacaattttatacatttttaaaaaaattagggGATGATACAGAGGAGTTGAGAccatatatgataaaattaattaaaggAGAATTTACATATGATGATTATCAAGAAATGTTTTACAAATTTGCAAAAccgttaaaaatatttagaaaaaaaatacctgTCCCTTACAGGTCAGCTGAAGAAATGGcaaatgaagaagaaatgAAATGGCAATCCGCTTGGTATACCTACAGACAGAAAGTTTTAGCAGAGTATAATGTTACAATGTGTTTAAgggaatttattttatacatgaCCGTTGgattatattttgcttatttgtGGTTAGACGCATTAAGACAATATCGTCTGGACATGAAACTCTTTTATTTGGAAGCACCagaacataaaattaattggGTCAAACCAAGGGGTGATTTGGTATAG